The proteins below are encoded in one region of Saccharomyces kudriavzevii IFO 1802 strain IFO1802 genome assembly, chromosome: 5:
- the GIP2 gene encoding Gip2p (similar to Saccharomyces cerevisiae GIP2 (YER054C) and PIG2 (YIL045W); ancestral locus Anc_7.230), whose protein sequence is MYIKAGQKPRQSEKKDERSGRSKNKHLPELETDFKDRVVSSNLYKKEPNRNTEETLNSLKFLHKPQRVTQMRANRFPEEEVQRNTDLNKRISPAGNNENVENGSDWFRGGSANNSTGGKPLKSSAKPPFKIELPPLSPKSTVPDFLQADYPETKSPGNDMNFEYDEEILIPFAPPVYKKSGELLKSSLKRRSKSLPTTPGIRSGNNDQARDGSPILLRSKSVHFDQAAPVKYFAEDESPINVNKTEQYDNRLSFKHKAVNLMVDPEEEARMLSSGLETTSIDDDLTTVAPKGFTHSAKISSPSNGKGANNTKLRKSKRFQNLVKNRVAIPSYKTKKSIMNGDNYDEVEDHSSTNYYVVGLYTKNFPILSNKNPKSLKLNIFINLSQNKKVFLQELSLYIHRDNSGFTNSSSVNNDPNGHNGSNSNGVVKDYNAGCTRLIAGRILVKNIFYDKRVVVRYTWDSWRTAHEVECVYISDGDGILPGTNMDIFHFIIDDASKVDPRGKLEFCIHYSTRNDSEREEYWDNNNGKNYKIDVVMDGFNDPFAAVS, encoded by the coding sequence ATGTATATTAAAGCAGGACAGAAACCCCGACAatctgaaaagaaggatgaGAGATCaggaagaagcaaaaacaAGCACCTACCAGAACTTGAAACAGATTTCAAGGACCGGGTGGTCAGTTCAAACTTATACAAGAAAGAACCTAACAGAAATACTGAAGAGACtttgaattcattgaaGTTTTTACATAAGCCCCAACGAGTAACTCAGATGAGAGCGAATAGGTTCCCGGAGGAAGAAGTACAAAGAAATACTGATCTAAACAAAAGGATCTCCCCTGCAGGGAATAATGAAAACGTCGAAAACGGGAGCGACTGGTTCAGAGGTGGCTCTGCCAATAATAGTACCGGAGGAAAGCCGTTAAAGAGCAGCGCAAAGCCTCCCTTCAAGATAGAGCTACCTCCTCTTTCACCTAAATCCACCGTACCAGACTTTTTACAAGCTGACTATCCAGAAACTAAATCACCAGGCAATGATATGAATTTTGAATACGATGAGGAGATTCTGATTCCTTTTGCCCCACctgtatataaaaaatctGGTGAATTACTGAAAAGCTCGCTAAAGAGGAGATCAAAATCGCTACCCACCACTCCAGGTATAAGGAGTGGGAACAACGACCAAGCGAGAGATGGTAGTCCAATTCTACTTAGGAGTAAAAGTGTCCATTTTGACCAAGCTGCACCtgtgaaatattttgccGAGGATGAAAGCCCTATAAATGTTAATAAGACGGAACAGTATGATAATCGCCTAAGCTTCAAGCATAAAGCCGTAAATCTAATGGTAGACCCAGAGGAAGAGGCAAGGATGCTATCATCAGGATTAGAAACCACATCCATAGATGATGACTTGACAACAGTTGCGCCAAAGGGCTTCACACACTCTGCTAAGATCTCAAGTCCCAGCAATGGCAAAGGCGCTAATAATACTAAATTAAGGAAAAGTAAACGATTCCAGAATCTCGTAAAAAATAGGGTAGCGATCCCATCATacaaaactaaaaaaagcatCATGAATGGTGATAATTATGACGAAGTTGAGGATCATAGTTCAACAAATTATTATGTTGTTGGATTATACACTAAGAATTTCCCTATTTTGAGCAATAAGAACCCCAAAAGTTTAAAGCTGAACATTTTTATAAACCTATCACAAAACAAGAAGGTTTTCCTACAAGAACTGTCTCTGTACATTCACAGAGATAACAGTGGTTTCACGAACTCCTCCTCAGTCAATAACGATCCCAATGGCCACAATGGTAGTAATTCAAATGGCGTGGTCAAGGATTATAACGCTGGCTGTACAAGATTAATTGCGGGAAGGATATTAGTGAAGAACATTTTCTATGATAAAAGAGTGGTCGTACGATATACATGGGATAGCTGGAGGACGGCCCATGAAGTAGAATGCGTTTATATCAGTGATGGAGATGGGATATTACCGGGCACAAATATGgacatttttcatttcatcaTTGATGATGCTAGCAAAGTGGATCCCCGAGGCAAGTTGGAATTCTGTATACATTACTCCACAAGAAACGACTCTGAACGCGAAGAGTACTGGGACAACAATAACGGgaaaaattacaaaatCGATGTTGTCATGGATGGTTTCAATGATCCGTTCGCAGCAGTGAGTTAA
- the HIS1 gene encoding ATP phosphoribosyltransferase (similar to Saccharomyces cerevisiae HIS1 (YER055C); ancestral locus Anc_7.232), with protein MDLVNHLNDRLLFAIPKKGRLYSKCVSILNGADISFHRSQRLDIALCTSLPIALIFLPAADIPTFVGEGKCDLGITGVDQVRESDVDVNLAIDLQFGNCKLQVQVPVNGEYKKPEQLIGKTIVTSFVRLAEKYFAKLEGTTVEKMSTRIKYVGGSVEASCALGIGDAIVDLVESGETMRAAGLIDIDTVLGTSAYLIESKNPTSDISLIATIKSRIEGVMTAQQFVSCIYNAPENKLPELLKVTPGRRAPTISKIGDEGWVAVSSMIERKTKGVVLDELKRLGASDIMVFEISNCRV; from the coding sequence ATGGATTTGGTGAACCACCTGAACGATAGATTGCTGTTTGCAATCCCAAAGAAAGGACGTTTATATTCCAAATGTGTCTCCATTTTAAATGGTGCAGACATTAGCTTCCATCGTTCCCAAAGACTAGACATAGCATTATGCACAAGCTTACCTATagcattgatttttttgcctgCTGCGGATATTCCGACTTTTGTTGGAGAAGGTAAATGTGACCTTGGTATAACTGGTGTTGACCAAGTTCGTGAGTCTGACGTCGACGTAAACTTAGCAATTGATTTACAATTTGGTAACTGTAAATTGCAAGTGCAAGTCCCGGTAAATGgagaatataaaaaacCAGAACAATTGATCGGTAAGACCATTGTCACAAGTTTTGTTAGATTGGCTGAAAAATACTTCGCAAAATTGGAAGGTACTACTGTAGAAAAAATGTCTACAAGAATAAAGTATGTCGGTGGTTCCGTAGAGGCATCATGCGCTCTCGGAATTGGTGATGCTATTGTGGATCTTGTGGAAAGTGGTGAAACAATGAGAGCTGCTGGTTTGATTGATATTGATACAGTTCTAGGCACAAGTGCCTATCTAATAGAATCGAAAAACCCTACGAGCGATATTAGTTTGATCGCTACTATCAAGTCAAGAATCGAAGGTGTCATGACCGCCCAACAGTTTGTTTCATGTATTTATAACGCTCCCGAAAATAAACTACCTGAACTGTTGAAGGTGACACCCGGCCGTAGAGCGCCAACCATCTCCAAGATTGGTGATGAGGGATGGGTTGCCGTCAGTTCCATGATCGAGAGAAAGACAAAAGGTGTTGTTTTAGATGAATTAAAAAGACTCGGTGCATCTGATATCATGGTCTTCGAAATTTCTAATTGTCGTGTATAA
- the HOM3 gene encoding aspartate kinase (similar to Saccharomyces cerevisiae HOM3 (YER052C); ancestral locus Anc_7.226) gives MPMDFQTTSSHSNWVVQKFGGTSVGKFPVQIVDDIVKYYSNPDGPNNNVAVVCSARSSYTKAEGTTSRLLKCCDLASQESEFQDIIEVIRQDHVDNADRFILNPALQAKLVDDTNRELELVKKYLNASKVLGEVSARTVDLVMSCGEKLSCLFITALCNDRGCKARYVDLTHIVPSDFSASALDNSFYTFLVQALKEKLAPFVSARERIVPVFTGFFGLIPTGLLNGVGRGYTDLCAALIAVALNADELQVWKEVDGIFTADPRKVPEARLLDSVTPEEASELTYYGSEVIHPFTMEQVITAKIPIRIKNVQNPLGNGTIIYPDNVAKKGESTPPHPPENLSSSFYEKRKRGATAITTKNDIFVINIHSNKKTLSHGFLAQIFTTLDKFKLVVDLISTSEVHVSMALPIPDADSLKSLRQAEEKLKILGSVDVTKKLSIVSLVGKHMKQYIGIAGTMFTTLAEEGINIEMISQGANEINISCVINESDSIKALQCIHSKLLSERTSTSNQFEHAVDERLEQLKRLGI, from the coding sequence ATGCCAATGGATTTTCAGACTACATCAAGTCATTCAAACTGGGTTGTGCAAAAATTCGGGGGTACTTCTGTGGGTAAGTTCCCCGTGCAAATAGTGGATGACATCGTGAAATACTACTCCAACCCTGATGGCCCAAACAATAATGTCGCTGTTGTTTGTTCAGCACGTTCCTCATACACCAAAGCTGAAGGTACGACTTCTCGCCTTTTGAAATGTTGTGACCTGGCTTCACAAGAATCTgaatttcaagatattATTGAAGTCATCAGACAGGATCATGTCGATAACGCTGACCGTTTCATTCTCAATCCCGCCTTACAAGCTAAATTAGTCGACGATACCAATAGAGAGTTAGAACTGGTCAAGAAATATTTAAATGCTTCAAAAGTTTTAGGCGAAGTTAGTGCACGTACTGTAGATCTGGTCATGTCCTGCGGTGAAAAGTTAAGTTGCTTGTTCATCACTGCTCTATGTAATGACCGTGGTTGTAAGGCCAGATATGTGGACCTAACTCACATTGTTCCTTCCGATTTCAGTGCCAGCGCTTTGGATAACAGTTTCTACACTTTCCTAGTTCAagcattgaaagaaaaactagCGCCGTTTGTAAGTGCTAGGGAGCGTATCGTTCCAGTTTTCACAGGTTTTTTCGGTTTGATTCCCACAGGGCTTCTGAATGGTGTTGGTCGTGGCTACACGGACTTATGTGCCGCCTTGATCGCCGTCGCTTTAAATGCGGACGAATTGCAAGTTTGGAAGGAAGTGGATGGTATTTTCACCGCTGATCCTCGTAAGGTTCCGGAAGCACGTTTGTTAGATAGTGTTACTCCGGAAGAAGCTTCGGAGTTGACGTATTATGGCTCTGAAGTTATTCATCCTTTCACTATGGAACAAGTTATTACAGCTAAGATTCCAATTAGAATCAAAAACGTTCAAAATCCATTAGGTAATGGTACCATAATCTACCCAGATAACGTAGCCAAAAAGGGCGAATCTACTCCACCACACCCTCCTGAGAACTTATCCTCATCCttttatgaaaaaagaaagagaggTGCCACTGCAATTACCACtaaaaatgatattttcGTCATTAATATCCATTCCAACAAGAAGACACTTTCCCATGGTTTCTTAGCTCAAATATTTACCACTTTGGATAAGTTCAAACTGGTTGTTGATTTGATCTCTACTTCGGAAGTTCACGTTTCCATGGCTTTGCCCATCCCAGATGCAGACTCATTGAAATCTTTAAGACAAGccgaagaaaaattaaaaattttaGGTTCCGTTGATGTGACAAAGAAGTTGTCTATTGTTTCATTAGTCGGTAAACATATGAAGCAGTACATTGGTATTGCTGGTACTATGTTTACCACTCTAGCTGAAGAGGGCATCAACATTGAAATGATTTCCCAAGGTGCCAATGAAATAAACATATCTTGCGTTATTAACGAATCTGACTCCATAAAAGCACTGCAATGTATTCACTCGAAGTTACTCAGTGAACGGACAAGTACCTCAAACCAATTTGAACATGCTGTTGATGAACGTTTAGAACAACTGAAAAGGCTCGgaatttga
- the ISD11 gene encoding Isd11p (similar to Saccharomyces cerevisiae ISD11 (YER048W-A); ancestral locus Anc_7.219), with protein MPGVTAPTRRQVLSLYKQFIRNSNQFNNYNFREYFLSKTRNTFRENMNQEDPKVLVNLFKEAKNELGVLKRQSVISQMYTFDRLVVEPLQGRRN; from the coding sequence atgcCCGGTGTTACAGCTCCAACGAGGAGACAGGTATTGTCATTATACAAACAGTTCATTAGGAATTCCAACCAGTTCAATAATTACAACTTTAGGGAGTACTTCCTAAGTAAAACAAGAAACACATTCAGGGAAAACATGAACCAGGAAGATCCAAAAGTACTAGTCAATCTGTTCAAAGAAGCTAAGAATGAATTGGGTGTCCTGAAAAGGCAATCTGTCATTTCTCAGATGTACACATTTGACAGGTTGGTCGTCGAACCACTGCAAGGAAGGAGGAATTAA
- the RSM18 gene encoding mitochondrial 37S ribosomal protein bS18m (similar to Saccharomyces cerevisiae RSM18 (YER050C); ancestral locus Anc_7.223): protein MSPAIKKAANFSSIRTLYNFGVKEKRSVDIEVGRTQQTRKIDQSLSRKLPKGTLYDPFDFSIGRIHLDRKYQANKNANKSDVMKSGANPLEFYARPRILSRYVTSAGRIQHRDITGLSAKNQRRLSKAIRRCQAIGLM, encoded by the coding sequence ATGTCACCTGCAATCAAGAAGGCAGCAAACTTCTCATCCATACGTACCTTATACAACTTCGgagtgaaagaaaagaggagTGTCGATATTGAGGTAGGGAGAACGCAGCAAACCAGGAAAATCGATCAGTCACTCTCTAGAAAACTTCCCAAGGGTACTCTCTATGAcccttttgatttttctattgGTCGAATCCATTTAGATAGAAAATATCAGGcaaataaaaatgcaaaTAAAAGCGATGTAATGAAATCCGGTGCAAATCCTTTAGAGTTTTACGCGAGGCCAAGAATACTTTCGAGGTATGTCACCTCCGCAGGAAGAATTCAGCATAGGGATATAACAGGTTTATCGGCCAAGAATCAAAGAAGGCTATCAAAAGCCATCAGAAGATGCCAGGCAATAGGGTTAATGTGA
- the SKDI05G1290 gene encoding uncharacterized protein (similar to Saccharomyces cerevisiae YER053C-A; ancestral locus Anc_7.229): MQDLGIFLSVSAFIFVFYFGAHRTVMNRNKSDVPYLQ, from the coding sequence ATGCAAGATTTAGGAATATTTTTGAGTGTTTCCGCTttcatcttcgttttcTACTTTGGCGCTCATAGAACAGTCATGAACAGAAACAAGAGCGATGTGCCCTACTTGCAATGA
- the TPA1 gene encoding oxidative DNA demethylase (similar to Saccharomyces cerevisiae TPA1 (YER049W); ancestral locus Anc_7.220) yields MKRKTAEVKDENKRNSKQISLEEDKVKGLFNSKIWDKTFQDGLKKEIEDSRPYNWGSIHELVNDDLLRAVRKEIENEIHFTKKETDIYRVNQSGDLANLSGLDWNDLSRLPNLFKLRQILYSKQYRDFFGYVTKAGKLSGSKTDMSINTYTKGCHLLTHDDVIGSRRISFILYLPDPDRKWKSHYGGGLRLFPSVLPNVPHSDPSAKLVPQFNQIAFFKVLPGFSFHDVEEVRVDKHRLSIQGWYHIPQVGEEGYIPGEEEAWVRNNTSTLAQIESNVLEDFEFPKDERDILSFHEVKHFEKILKREDNTFEESMTSIISDSLKLSEVEFAYLSQYISPDHLSPEGIEKLQKQFVENSSLQIESFLNDNKSELLKKAIKAKELEQECPYHSKDVKTPWKTAIPPHKARYLYIDGKEYRNFQTEADILEALNNNDLPNFQFTKDAINVIADASGSGKENNYDAELALIDLAIFHKSAIFKKYLALLTSLCPISEQVLIRRFRPGMDFTLATKCRFNELLKGNPDVLDAILEGTLCFTPSSGWESGELGGYELYMMDDDEDNKQYLKEDVEDASVYRADDSGDSVLINDPPAWNTFNLVLRDEDVLEFVKYVSWSAKSSRWDIKMKWDVKTCGEDDEHKEA; encoded by the coding sequence atgaagagaaagacGGCTGAAGTAAAAGATGAGAACAAGAGGAACTCCAAGCAAATTTctcttgaagaagataaggTAAAGGGTTTGTTCAATTCAAAGATCTGGGATAAGACCTTCCAAGAtggtttgaaaaaggaaattgaagacTCTCGGCCTTACAACTGGGGTAGTATCCATGAACTAGTTAACGATGATCTCCTGCGTGCCGTTCGTAAGGAGATTGAGAATGAGATTCATTtcacaaagaaagaaactgatATATATAGAGTTAATCAAAGTGGTGACTTAGCCAACTTGTCTGGCCTGGACTGGAATGACTTGTCACGTTTACCAAATTTGTTTAAACTGCGTCAAATTCTATACTCAAAGCAATATAGAGATTTTTTCGGCTACGTCACCAAAGCTGGTAAATTATCTGGTTCTAAGACTGATATGAGCATTAACACTTACACGAAGGGTTGTCACTTGTTAACCCATGATGACGTTATTGGTTCAAGAAGAATCAGTTTCATATTGTATCTTCCGGATCCTGatagaaaatggaaatcGCATTATGGTGGTGGTTTGAGGCTTTTTCCAAGCGTTTTGCCAAATGTTCCTCATTCTGATCCTTCCGCTAAGCTAGTTCCACAATTCAATCAAATTGCCTTCTTCAAGGTTTTACCAGGTTTCTCCTTCCATGATGTAGAAGAAGTCAGAGTCGACAAGCACAGATTATCCATTCAGGGCTGGTACCATATTCCACAAGTCGGTGAAGAAGGTTACATTCcaggtgaagaagaagcatGGGTACGTAACAATACTTCTACTTTGGCGCAAATTGAATCCAATGTCTTGGAAGATTTCGAATTTCCGAAGGATGAAAGAGATATCTTGTCATTTCATGAAGTTAAACATTTCGAAAAAATCTTAAAGCGTGAAGATAATACTTTTGAGGAATCTATGACAAGTATAATTTCCGATTCACTCAAGTTATCTGAGGTCGAGTTCGCCTACTTGTCTCAGTATATTTCTCCTGACCACTTGAGCCCGGAAGGTATTGAAAAACTGCAAAAgcaatttgttgaaaactCATCTCTACAAATTGAATCATTTTTAAATGATAACAAATCCGagttattgaagaaagctATTAAAGCAAAAGAATTGGAACAAGAATGTCCCTATCATTCAAAAGATGTGAAAACTCCGTGGAAAACGGCTATCCCACCACATAAAGCCCgttatttatatattgaCGGTAAGGAATACCGTAATTTCCAAACAGAGGCTGATATTCTTGAGGCGTTAAACAACAACGATTTGCCAAACTTTCAATTTACCAAGGACGCCATTAACGTTATCGCCGATGCTTCCGGAAGTGGTAAGGAAAACAATTACGATGCTGAGTTGGCGTTGATTGACTTGGCTATCTTCCACAAGAGTGCtatcttcaagaaatactTAGCTTTGTTGACTTCATTGTGCCCAATCAGTGAACAGGTTCTTATCAGAAGATTCAGACCTGGTATGGATTTCACATTGGCAACCAAATGTCGTTTCAATGAACTTTTGAAGGGTAATCCAGATGTCTTGGATGCTATCTTGGAGGGCACCTTATGTTTTACACCTTCTTCTGGCTGGGAATCAGGAGAACTTGGTGGATATGAGTTGTACATGatggatgatgatgaagacaatAAGCAATACTTGAAGGAAGATGTTGAAGATGCTTCTGTGTATCGTGCGGATGATAGCGGTGATTCTGTTTTAATTAATGATCCACCTGCTTGGAACACTTTCAACTTGGTCTTGAGagatgaagatgttttGGAATTTGTAAAATATGTTAGCTGGAGTGCTAAATCTAGTAGATGGGATATCAAAATGAAATGGGATGTCAAAACGTGtggtgaagatgatgaacaTAAAGAAGCCTGA
- the PIC2 gene encoding Cu/Pi carrier (similar to Saccharomyces cerevisiae PIC2 (YER053C); ancestral locus Anc_7.228), with protein MESKQPRKIQLYTKEFYATCTLGGIIACGPTHSSITPLDLVKCRLQVNPKLYTSNLGGFRSIIANEGWRKVYTGFGATFIGYSLQGAGKYGGYEYFKHVYSSWLTPGVTVYLMASATAEFLADIMLCPFEAIKVKQQTTMPPFCNNVIDGWKKMYAESGGMKAFYKGIVPLWCRQIPYTMCKFTSFEKIVQKIYSVLPKKKEEMTALQQISISFVGGYLAGILCAAVSHPADVMVSKINSERKANESMSVASKRIYQKIGFAGLWNGLMVRIVMIGTLTSFQWLIYDSFKAYVGLPTTG; from the coding sequence ATGGAGTCTAAACAACCGCGTAAAATCCAACTATATACGAAAGAATTCTATGCCACATGTACCTTAGGTGGAATAATTGCGTGTGGCCCAACGCATTCTTCAATCACCCCATTAGATCTTGTAAAGTGTAGATTGCAAGTCAATCCGAAACTGTATACTTCGAATTTGGGTGGGTTCCGTAGTATCATTGCCAATGAAGGCTGGAGAAAAGTTTACACTGGGTTTGGTGCCACATTTATAGGTTATTCCCTACAAGGTGCAGGTAAGTATGGTGGTTATGAATACTTCAAGCATGTATACTCCAGCTGGTTAACTCCAGGTGTTACGGTGTACCTAATGGCCTCAGCTACCGCCGAATTTCTCGCGGATATAATGTTGTGTCCATTTGAAGCTATTAAGGTTAAACAGCAAACCACAATGCCGCCCTTCTGCAACAATGTCATTGATGGTTGGAAGAAGATGTATGCGGAAAGTGGGGGTATGAAAGCGTTCTATAAAGGCATCGTCCCCTTATGGTGCAGACAGATTCCATACACGATGTGTAAGTTCACTTCATTCGAGaaaattgttcaaaaaatatacaGTGTCTTacccaaaaagaaagaggaaatgaCCGCATTGCAGCAGATATCAATCAGTTTTGTAGGTGGCTATTTGGCCGGTATATTATGTGCTGCGGTCTCACATCCTGCGGATGTTATGGTTTCTAAGATTAATAGCGAAAGAAAGGCCAACGAATCCATGTCTGTTGCGTCCAAAAGAATATATCAGAAGATTGGGTTTGCTGGATTATGGAATGGGCTAATGGTAAGAATTGTCATGATCGGTACTTTAACAAGTTTCCAATGGCTGATTTACGATTCGTTCAAGGCTTACGTGGGCTTGCCAACCACAGGTTAG
- the JHD1 gene encoding [Histone H3]-lysine-36 demethylase (similar to Saccharomyces cerevisiae JHD1 (YER051W); ancestral locus Anc_7.224), whose translation MQDSNICTHCQLEENPDALLWVKCDSCPQWVHVKCVPLKCIHYSNDTSSEILSYPNSSKQIKSYRCSYHNEGELLTMIALNIRKGKRQRNNEKSEDSGHINKRYNLRNNKVIDYIALNEGEAKREKMNHPHKDSFLRCFEKWENNSNIISAAEFAAKFDDIKQPYKISDPLNSDINVPKVTSHNGVITVNDIMKIMGEDYHVDVMDVQTQMNENWTLGSWNEYFTNTRPDRRDRIRNVISLEVSNVETLKFERPAAVKQNDLVDQIWNCNRHPGKNDEEKVEEDESRPKVTKYILMSVKDAYTDFHLDFAGTSVYYNVISGQKRFLLFPPTQSNVDKYIEWSLKEYQNSIFLGDVLEDGIAMELNAGDLFMIPSGYIHAVYTPVDSLIFGGNFLTIRDLETHFKIVEIEKLTKVPKRFTFPKFDQVIGKLCECLVLERNRATNDGGGKGLMAKTTNPTIQLLYQYLIKPEVKYKPLNFTSRKCLAKAVADLIS comes from the coding sequence ATGCAGGATTCCAATATTTGTACGCATTGTCAACTAGAAGAAAACCCGGATGCATTACTTTGGGTAAAATGTGATAGTTGTCCACAGTGGGTACACGTGAAATGTGTGCCTTTAAAATGCATACACTATTCGAATGATACAAGTTCTGAAATCCTCTCTTATCCAAATTCTTCGAAGCAAATCAAGAGCTATCGTTGTTCGTACCATAATGAAGGGGAACTTCTTACTATGATTGCTCTCAACATCCGAAAAGGAAAGCGacaaagaaataatgaGAAATCTGAAGATAGTGGGCACATAAATAAGCGATATAATTTAAGAAACAATAAAGTTATTGACTATATTGCCCTGAATGAAGGTGAAGcaaaaagagagaaaatgaATCACCCTCATAAGGACAGCTTTTTGAGATGTTTTGAGAAATGGGAGAATAACTCTAACATCATTAGTGCCGCCGAATTTGCTGccaaatttgatgatataAAGCAGCCGTACAAGATAAGTGACCCATTAAATAGTGATATAAATGTACCGAAGGTGACTTCACACAATGGAGTCATAACTGTCAATGACATAATGAAAATTATGGGCGAGGACTACCACGTTGATGTGATGGATGTTCAAACGCAAATGAATGAAAACTGGACATTGGGGTCCTGGAACGAATACTTCACAAACACCAGGCCAGATAGGAGGGATCGAATAAGGAATGTTATATCGTTAGAAGTCTCCAACGTTGAGACTTTAAAATTTGAGAGGCCCGCAGCGGTTAAGCAGAATGATCTCGTCGATCAAATTTGGAATTGCAATAGACATCCAGGTAAAAACGATGAGGAGAAAGTGGAAGAGGATGAATCCAGGCCAAAAGTAACCAAATATATCCTAATGTCTGTAAAAGATGCGTATACAGATTTCCATTTGGACTTTGCTGGCACATCAGTTTATTATAACGTCATTTCAGGACAAAAGAGGTTTTTGTTATTTCCGCCCACTCAATCAAATGTAGATAAGTATATTGAATggtctttgaaagaatacCAAAACAGTATATTCTTAGGTGATGTCCTTGAGGATGGTATTGCGATGGAATTGAATGCTGGTGATTTGTTTATGATTCCATCTGGATATATTCACGCAGTTTATACGCCGGTAGACTCTCTCATCTTTGGAGGCAACTTCCTGACAATTCGCGACTTAGAAACTCACTTTAAAATCGTGGAAATCGAGAAGTTGACAAAGGTACCCAAAAGATTTACTTTTCCCAAGTTCGATCAAGTGATAGGCAAATTATGTGAGTGTCTTGTGCTTGAGCGAAATAGAGCTACCAATGATGGTGGTGGTAAAGGCTTAATGGCCAAAACAACCAATCCCACGATTCAATTACTCTATCAATACCTTATAAAACCAGAAGTTAAGTACAAgcctttgaattttacTTCCAGGAAGTGTTTAGCGAAAGCCGTAGCGGACCTTATTTCTTAG